The region ATAGCGCAATATGACGGAGATCTGAGCTTTGCTTGTGACATCTGTGGTCTCGTCTACTTCTACAGCTACAAATGGGGCTGCACTTATGTCCTGCTTAATATCATTTCTAATGACATCGCCGACTGCTTCAATTAATTCATTCTGTATTCTATTGGACAAGCCGGAAAATACAGTGGATGTCTCCAAATGTCTAGCTAGTCTGTCATCTTTCTCAGCAAGGACATGCAAGAGTTCAACATAGTTGCCACGATTAGCAGAGCCCATGCTCTCATCATTTCCATGAAATGCTAGCTGCTGTCTAGCGAGAAAGCAGGTCGCATTGAAGAGATCTTTTAAAATCTCTCGGTTCTCCTTTACCTTAGCATTGTGGATGCTGATGTTGAGTCTCCGCTGTTCATCCAAAGCCAAATCTATCCTGGACAGGCCGAAGGTTTTTAGCGCAATTTGGCTTTGAATATGAGTGGTGGACCGCTCATGTTTGGTGAGGGATCTTTGCAAGTTCTTCAAGTCACCAAATCCCATCTGAGTCCACACAGTGCCACAAGTTGAAAAAAGAAGGCAAGGAAAGCAGAAAAGGCGGTTTCGAGCAGGACATCCACAAAGCCAGTCTTTTCGTGAATACCACTCGGTTTGAAAAGAGCGGTTAACCTTCTGTCCCGTAGTCTGAAACAAACCTTTCAGCTCCGGCGTTGGTCTTCCTTTGGTTATTATCTCCTGCTTCGATTGAAAGTCCActtgagaaaacttttttagTGTTGTAATGTAGTCATCCATGTCGAAAGTCGGGATAagcgagaggaaaaaaatcactatcTCTATTATAAtctatcgctgcacttgacttgcTTCCCGAATCGTTTAGCCTAGCTCGCTGTCACTTACTCGGCAGTTGAGGAGTGAACAAGACGAACGTCTGGGAtcttgagcgccccctgccatgaggcaagagaactgcctgcctcacctcgaacctgttctctgccgtttataATCGCTTAttacacgaaacacgttacacaaacacagttggtgacaaaaagcactgtacattatatacataagctaaattattggaaataagttcacatattaaatttgtttaaaccattttattgacgCCGTACAGCAACATGCTCTCTCCGCTTAGCAGCCAGCGCAGAGCCAGGGGTTGCGCAATCCAAGGTGAGGCAGaactcgctgctgcctcaccggcatcgcttccaagcatttgaatgggaaaataagaaaattcagcgattttgaacaaataaaaatcgaaattggtgaagctacatgaaaaataaatattttttagtacaaACCACCGGATGaatataacaatttaaattactttatgattatatattttctttctttccatgatggctggtgaggcactgcctcccctgaccgcacgtcactggtaCTGAGGTAGCATGTGAGATGCCTGTATTTTGTAAGATTCAAACAATTGTTGTAAAAGATGACAGTGTTTTGCTCTGTGGAAAATTGATGGAAACCATGTGTTTTGATGACCACTACCATGCCTTTAAGGTCAAGCTGCATCCAGATAATGTTCGAAAGGTTTTGCATATAAATGATCTGTTATACTTCAAACCATTTGATGTTCAAATGAAGTACGGTACGACAGATACTGCCTTATATGTGGTTCCATATTGCCATTTTATGCAGACATAGGATAATTTTGCTAATGGTGTTCTTAAGAGACTGAAGTTAACTGTTTGTGGACTTGAGATCGGGTGTTTGGCATGCCAGGCACCCTGGAAGCCATTTTACAGTCAATGCTAAGTCCTCTACTGTAATAAGATGTACACCATGTCATGTTACTGTAACACTACTAAAAGTGTGTTAACTAAAAGTTAACAAATCCTTTAAATCTGCTTTAGTTCAATAAAGTTAAGTTAAATGCATTTCTGTGGTAACTTGATTTTATTcaattgtacattttaaaagcattacTGAATTATGATTGTCATTTAACTCtacaaaagtgtaaaaatagcACTGCATATATATCTGTGTGGAGTTGCTTTTTCACAGCAAAAGAGTGAAAACACTCTAACACTCTGTGTGTCAGAGTAACACTCATAGGAGTTATATGAAACTCCAGTGTTGATTGTCAATAACTCAGTGCAGTGTTGAAAATCAGAGTTAATTTGTCACCACTGTGGAGTAACTTATTAACTCTGATTAGAATCATATTTACTCTGATCAGTTATTTAAGTAGGAGTGTTAAGTTTTATTAACACTGCAGTGTTAGTCAGTGTTAAAAATTAACTCTATTTTGAGTTAAATTTAACTCTGAAAATGTAACACTATTGaaagagttaaattaacaccaATTCCGATAAGGACCAAATAGACTCGGAGACGGTGTTAAATTTAACTCTTTAGGTGTTGATTTAACACTACAAAATTTACTGTGTGGACCTGGTGACCAGTACCGGTTCCTTTACAACTTCGTTCTTTAACTTTTAACTTAAagttcatatttaaaacaaattaatgatAAAACTCataagaatgttttgttttctcttatttcataaaaacattatttttaataatctttaataaaaaaattatataaatatatattttattccaATGATCCTGAACTGAtctgaattattaaaacaacattttagaaACTAATGACCAAAATAATAAACTCCGGTAGTTTTCTAGTTCTATATTTCCTGTCGGGTGGAACAGGCCGGCCTTTGGGccagcagaaccgggtcggtGGTTCGGTCAGGGCTTCCAGGTGACCACCTTGATGGCGGTCCGCGCCGCGCGCCGCACGTCCTCGTCCTGCTCGTTTCTCCTCCGCTCCAGCAGGGGGAGCGCTGTGCTCAGGATGACGCGGCCCTCCGGGGCCTCGGACAGCGCCGTCAGGGCCCTCAGGCAGTAGATGACCAgagtcttcctcctcttcttctgctcctcatcctcctcctcagaCAGCAGCTCGAGGAGGACTGGGATGACGCCCAGCTCCAGACACAGGTATTTACCTGGAAGGGGGCGGAGCTTGAGTCAGACTGACGTCAGTTCAGAGAGAAGCTGAGAGAAACTTCTGGATCCTGATCCCGACATTAAAAactcactgaataaaaaacacaaataattttctATCTGCTGAAACTATTAATAAACATCAGATATAATCAATGGAAATACTTTAGAGAACCACAATTTGgccaaaactttcttttttttttttttacccctccagggtcttttgtggctctagtgtcccttatgtgacagcaggctgacaggaaacagggaaggagaggcaggaagacatgcggcaaatgtcgtcgggtccgggagtcgaacccgcgacggccgcgtcgaggactcaaggcctccaaatatgggtcgcgctaaccactacgccaccaaaCGCCCGGCCAAAACTTTTTACTTGCAACGTCTGATGacgtcattttaaaaatattaaatcacaTATTTACTCAGCACTTGAGTAactaaacaggaagtggacctgaacccaacaggaagtggacctgaacaaacaggaagtggacctgaactgaacaggaagtggatgtgaacccaacaggaagtggacctgaactgaacaggaagtggacctgaactgaacaggaagtggatgtgaacccaacaggaagtggacctgaactgaacaggaagtggaccTGAACTGAACAGCAAGTGGACCTGAACtgaacaggaagtggatgtgaacccaacaggaagtggacctGGGCGGATGATGACGGTGTTCATGATGACTCCGGCGGTGTTGGTCTGAACGTCGAGGTTCCTGTcatgcagcagaaccagaagattGGAGAGGATTCCCTGATCGCAGACCTGCTGCTTCCCGTCAGCAGGAACACTGGATGAGACGATACACAcatgttaacacacacacacgttaacacacacacacgttaaCACACAATAACACACTAACACACAttaaccccccccccaccccccgcCTGTTGGACCCGTTCTCCAGCCGGACCTGAGCGCCATCAGGGCGGCCGCCGCCTCCCTGCGGATGCTTGGGGAGGTGTGTGTGAGCGTCTGGCCCAGGACGCGGACGCCGTCGGAGGCCAGAGCCGGCAGAGGGTCCAGCCTGGAGCAGGAGGTCAGGGTGGAGAGGAGcagctcctgctcctcctcctgcttctcctGCCGCACCTTCTCCAACTGACACAACTTCAGCATCAGCTTGTGGACCAGAGAGAGCAGAGCCTCAGCGCCTGCAGGGGACAGACAGGAGGACGGACATGAGGACAGATGCTCTCAGTGAGGGCTAGGGTTAGCCGCGTTGGTGCTGCAGCGTTGGTTTACCTGCAGGCTGCTGAGCCAGGCTGCTCAGCACCCGGTGGGCGTTGGTCCTGCAGGAGGCCGACGGGTCGTCCATCAGGTCGGAGAGCGGAGTGAGGAGGGAGGAGGCCAGCAGAGCCGACCTGAGGAACAAACGGAGGATGGAGGCGCCCCCTGTTGGCCAACCCACTTACAGCAACAACTAACCTCTAAAACGTTTCTGGTTCatttcaaactatttatttatttatttgtttgtttatttatttatttatttatttgtttgtttgttttttaggcTTCTTGATCTGAGTTCGAATTTCGTACCACAAACATATTAATATGAGCTGatatgataataaaataatcctCATCATCACTGAGAAATCAATTTCTTACtgtaaaacttatgaaactaaaGTTGTTTTGAGAGAAACTGTTTgtgcagaaattaaaataattttgtgtcaatttgcttttatttaagattcaagtaatttaaaaaaaatgaaaaaataaactgcaaaaaatgtgaaaaaataaaaatcttgctatttttgtttgttttaatattttttcagacttctttgagatgttattttttcaatatttaaaaaataattcataagaTATTtggaaatacataaaataaaaaaaagaaagttcctctctaaatgtttttgttcaaagtttttaaatgtaaacttttgttttctccttgtCAAAATGTTGAAACAGTTTTCATAACCCAGTGAATTATTTCACTGAACAAAGaacaaacatgaatatttacagatgaatcaaaacattttgacagtttcatgttgatcaTTTTATCCCAGCAACATAAAACTTCCCAAACTTTATTCTGTTACTAAATAAGTTATTAAAGAAGTTTTATGTTTGGTTTCTTGttattttgttccattttctttttaaaaaccagaTTTTGTTCAtaactttttcatgtttcctcTCCAGGCCGTGCGGCTGGTCCTCCgggacctctgacctctgacccctacCTGCCGATGCTGTGGTTCATGACCAGTTGCAGCAGCTCGCAGGTTTTGCTCCTGACTGCAGCATCCTCgtcctgcagcagaacctgcagctgcttcagGAAACCTGCAGCGAAGGACAAACAGGCCGGACCGTGAACGCACCATTCTGCTGCCGCCCCGGTTCCGGTTCGGCCCGCTCACCTCCAGTCACGGTCTGGTACAGCCGCTCCGGCTCGTGGACCAGGTCGCAGAGTGACGTCAGAGCGCGCACCTTGTGGGCGGGGTCTTGGACCTGCAGCTGCTCGAACAGCTGCGGGACGGCGCGGCGGCCGAACGCCACCGGGGCCCGGTTCGGGTCCATCACTGCTGTTGTCATCGGAACCGCGTTTCCCTGCTTCAAGTCCTCCGGTTGGACTGACGCCGCTGTTGCCTAGTAACAGCGGGTAAACATTGCTGCTGCGTTCAGGGACCGCATGGAAAACCCGTCAGTTCAGAGTCTGATGGTCAGTGATCACTagatttattattgatttatagaTTATTGATCAGCTCTGGTGGCATTTCCTTAGTGTTATGTGTGACTC is a window of Xiphophorus hellerii strain 12219 chromosome 12, Xiphophorus_hellerii-4.1, whole genome shotgun sequence DNA encoding:
- the rsph14 gene encoding radial spoke head 14 homolog, whose amino-acid sequence is MTTAVMDPNRAPVAFGRRAVPQLFEQLQVQDPAHKVRALTSLCDLVHEPERLYQTVTGGFLKQLQVLLQDEDAAVRSKTCELLQLVMNHSIGRSALLASSLLTPLSDLMDDPSASCRTNAHRVLSSLAQQPAGAEALLSLVHKLMLKLCQLEKVRQEKQEEEQELLLSTLTSCSRLDPLPALASDGVRVLGQTLTHTSPSIRREAAAALMALSVPADGKQQVCDQGILSNLLVLLHDRNLDVQTNTAGVIMNTVIIRPGKYLCLELGVIPVLLELLSEEEDEEQKKRRKTLVIYCLRALTALSEAPEGRVILSTALPLLERRRNEQDEDVRRAARTAIKVVTWKP